TCCATTCCTCAAACGCTGCTTCCTCGAGATCGGCCGCGGCGGGGGGCGCCTGGACGTTCTCCAGCGAACTGAGCATGTCTCGTCCCCTTCGGGTGGACCGCACGCCATTGGTGCGGCTGATTCGATCAGGTCGCAGCGGCGTGCGGAAGAGATCTGCCCGGCGTACCGGGGAACCCGGTCTGGTGAGCGGACCTGACGGGCCCTACATTGGGGGCGGCAAAGGTGGTCCGAGACTCCTCGACGATCACCCCTCGCCCGTTCAGGACCGCGCTCCGCCAAGCGAGCGGACGGTAAGACCGACGGACCTCCGGGGCAGCCTGCGGGTTGGCCCACAGCCCGGGCGGTCAGATAAAGAGGATCCCGGTGTGGCCCTCGCAGTTGCGGCCACAGAGCGACTTAGGGTGGGGCATTTGCTTCGCCAATGGCGTCTAAGATTCGCATTCGCGAATTGTTGAATTAGCCGCCGGTCCGCCGCTTGGCGCGGCAAACCCACCGCTCAGCGATGTCCGTTATGCGCGGGATTGCACAGGTGGATTCTCTTCAACAAACGTTAAGGATCGGCCGTCCGAAGTAGTCCCGGGTGGTTAGAATTTTAAGGCCATGTCCACTAAGTCGCCCGTTCCGGACCCGTCAGGTTCCGAAGCGGTTCGCGGCGAACGATGCCGGTGTTCTCGACATCCGGCGCGAAGGGGAGCCTCTATATGTCGCCCCAACCGCAATCTGGCACTAACTCCTTACCTAACGCGTCCCACAACGCTGTGGACACAAGCGCGCTCATGTCCCGTTCCACTGCTTTCGGTACGACTGCCCCGAACGGTGCTGCCGGTCTCCCCCGTCGGCGCTTCGTCGGTTACGTGCTCGCGGGCTCGACGCTGGTCGTGGCCGGCCGGTACGTCGTCGACCCCGACAACGCGGCGGCGGCGGACGGTTCCGCAGCTGCGCTGCGCAATGGCAACGGCACCGCTGTTGCCGACAACAAGATCCCGGCCGACAGCGGCGCGTCCCCCATCCCGAGCAACGACGAGCCGGCCGACGACTACGACTTCATGGACTTCATGCGGGAGCAGACCCGTGCGGTCACGCCGCTGCTGACTCTGGAGATGAAGCCCGACGGTCGCGTCCACTTCGACATGCCCCGCGTTGAGGTTGGGCAGAGCGTGGAATCCGGTGTCGCGCAAATCATCGCCGACCAGATGGAGATCGCCTACGACCAGGTCGACGTCACCCTGTCCAAGGCCCGCTTTGACCTGATGGACGCACAGCTCACCGGTGGGTCCTCGTCGCTCTACTCGCTGTGGGAGCCCCTGCGTGAGCTGAGTGAGCTCACTCGGCAGCGGCTGATCGGTGCTGCGGCGAAGCAGTGGAACACCTCGCCGAAGAACCTGCGTACCAACGGCGAGGGCTTCGTGCTCGGCCCGAAGGGCCAGCGCGCGAGCTACGGCTCGCTGGTGAACATTGCCGCGTCCGCGCAGAACCAGTTCGTCGGCACCCTGCTCAACGCGGCTCTCGGCCCGCCCAAGGGCGGCTGGATCGGCAAGTCCGTGCCCCGTAAGGACATCCGCGAGATCGTCACCGGGCAGAAGCAGTTCGCGATGGACCTGGATATTCCGGGTGCGCTGCCCACCATGATGTGTCGGCCCCCGACATTCAACGGGACGATCAACAAGGTCAACAACATGGACCAGGTGAAGGCCATGCCTGGTGTCCAGGACGTCGCGGTCTGCCAAGGGACGCACCAGTCCCAGGTCGTGGCGGTACGGGCGAACACCTTCGGCCAGTGCATCGACGCCGTTCGCGCGCTCGATGTCGACTGGAACGTCGGCAGCACGGGCCCGGTGAACAGCGACGACATCATGTCGAAGGTCGCCGCGGTGGGTCTGCCGATGGAGCCGGCACTGCCGGGTTCCGAGGTGTACGAGAACAGCTACACGTTCCAGTACCGCGTTTCCGGGCCGCTGGAGCCGAACAGTGCGGTCGCGGACGTCCGCGAGGACTCGGCCGAGATCTGGGCGGCGTCGAAGATTCCGGGTACCCCGCTGGCGATGACGGCGGAATACCTGAACCTGCCGCTGGACAAGGTCACCCTCAACGTGATCTATGGCGGCGGCTCGTTCGGCACCACGCTGCACGGTGACCGCATCATGGAAGCCGTGTACGCGTCGAAGGCCATCGGCAAGCCGGTGCGGCTCATGTGGCACCGCACCGACCAGGTCCGGTTCGGCCGTGCGCACCCCGGTTCGGTCTCCCACGTGCGGGCGACGAAGGTCGGCAACAGCGTCACCAGCTACACCCAGTGGCACGGCTCCGGCTGCTGCGACTTCACCCACAGCGCCGGTGACATCATCACCGGTCGGATGATGAAGAAGGACCCGAGTCACTACTGGGGCAACACCTCGGTGACCGACTGGTTCTACCAAATCGTCACCTCGGTCCCGTACAACTTCGGGCCCACCCGGACCGCCCTCACCGAGGCGTTCACGTACGACTTCCTGCCCACCGGGCCGGTGCGTAACGTGTACTCCCCCGACGTCGCGGTTGCTCGTGAACTGCTCGTCGAGGACCTCGCCGAGGCGTTCGGCATGGACGGCTACCAGTTCCGGCGCGCGTTCGCCAAGAACCCGAGCATGGTTGCCGCGCTCGACGCGGTTGCCAAGCGCGGCGACTGGGGTCGCACGATGCCCAAGGGCACCGCGCAGGCCATCGCCATCCACGGCGAGTACAAGTGCCAGCTGGCCTGCTTGATGGAGATCGACTACCGGCCGGCGACGATCGCGAAGAAGAAGGCCATGGGCGGGATCGGCCCGCGCATCACCAAGGCGATCTTCGCGGGCGCCATGGGCATCCCGGTCAACCCGGACGCGTGCAAGGCCCAGTTCATGGGCGGCATGATGGACGGCATCGCATCGGCGTTCGCCGAGGCGTTGGACTACCAGGATGGTCTGCCCCTCCAGGGTGCTTGGGACGACTACGGTTGGACCCGTCAGTGGGACACCCCGTTCGAGTCCGACTACATCGTCATCGACGATGGCAGCCTGGTGCCCAGTGGTACTGGTGAGACGGGCAACGGTGCCGGCTACGCCGCCGCCGCGATCGCCCTGCAGAAGGCGCTCGGCAAGAAGATCACCGAACTGCCGGTGTTCTTCCGGCAACAGCAGTTCACGCCGATCCCGAAGTCGCCTTCGATTCCGCAGAGCCCCACCAAGGCCCTTCCCATCTGACCTGACCTTCTGAAAACGAAAGGAGTTCTCCGTGTCTAACCACTCGTTCATCCTGAACGGCAAGAAGGTCAGCGTCGACGTCGAGGATGACGTCCGCCTGCTCTGGGTTCTGCGTGACATCCTGAAGGTTCGTGGTCCGAAGTACGGTTGCGCTATCAATGAGTGCAAGGCCTGTACGTCGCACCTCAACGGCAAGGCCTTCACGCCGTGCTCCGTCTCGATCAAGTACATCAAGCCGCACGACCACGTCACGACGATCGAGGGCTTGGCCGACACCCACAAGGGCGCGGGTCTTCACCCGGTGCAGGAAGCCTGGATGAAGCACTCAGTCCCGCAGTGCGGGTACTGCCAGCCCGGCCAGATCATGGCCGCGTCCGCCCTGATCGCGAAGAAGAAGGGCAAGAAGATCACCGACAACGATCTCGACGGGATCCGCAACGTCTGTCGGTGCAACACCTACCCGCGTATCCGCGAAGCCATCAAGGATGCCTCGCAGCACATGTAGGTAGGTAGTTGTTGGGTGGTTCACCCAACATCAGCGACACAACGAGGGCCCGACCGGTCACCACCGGTCGGGCCCTCACTCCGTGCGGGAGACTCGTCTTGTCGGGATCCCCGGGTTAGCCTTCTCCAACAACGACCCGGTTTGCACCATTTGTGACTGGGCTAGACATACTTTGGTGGTTCAGGTAGGCGGACGAAAGGCAGTGAGCAATGGCGGCGATCCCTCCGCACGACCGGGCAGGCGCGGCGGTGAAGCGCACCGCGCTGGGTGCAGTGAAGGTCACGGCCACCGGCGCCACCATTGCGTTCGTTATTGCCAGCACGGCAGTGCCGGCCTTCGCTGAGCAGATCCCGGGGAAATGCTCCGAGGCGCTCGGGCGCGTGACCTGTGTCTACAACGACCCCACCGTCGCCGATTACGTGCTGCACGTCCCGGCCGGGGTGAGCGACGTGAGCATCGAGGCGCACGGCGCGGCAGGCGGTGACGGCGGCACCGTCAACTCCAAGGTTCCGGCTCCCAAGGGCGGGCTCGGCGGGTACGCCGCGGCCACCTTCCCGGTCCACCCCAGTGAGGTCCTGCACGTTCTGGTGGGTGGGCGCGGCCGGAGCGCGGACGGCACGAAACCCGGTGTGGGCGGACGCAACGGTGGTGGCGGCGGCGGCGGCGGCGCCGCCGGCGGTGGGGGCGGCGGTGGCGCCTCCAGCGTCCGGATCAAGTTGCCCGGCGAGGACCCCCGCATCATCGTGGCCGGTGGCGGTGGTGGCGCCGGTGGTGCCATGGCCTCGACGGCCGTCTCGCAGGCGGGTGGCGGTGCCGGTGGCGGCGACCGTGGCGACGATGGGCAGGGTGACTTCTTCGGCCAGGGCGGCGAGGGGGCATGCGGACCCTCGGGCGGGGCCGGCCTGGGAACCCTGCTCGGTTTGGACGGTCACAGCGGCTACGACGCGAACTGGGGCGGCGGCGGCGGCGAGGGTGGCTATGGCGCCTCGACGACCATCAAGCACTCGGGCACCTGGGCCGGCGGCCCGACCGGCGCCGGCGGCGGTGGCGCCGGGTATGCCGGTGGCAGCGGCGGTGCGGCGGGGGCGACCGTCGGTGGTGGCGGCGGCGGGGGCAGCGGGATGGTTGCCACGTCCGCGCTGGCGCCGACCGTCGCGCGGTTCGGCTCGTCCACCTTGCTGCTGGG
The genomic region above belongs to Sporichthyaceae bacterium and contains:
- a CDS encoding (2Fe-2S)-binding protein; the protein is MSNHSFILNGKKVSVDVEDDVRLLWVLRDILKVRGPKYGCAINECKACTSHLNGKAFTPCSVSIKYIKPHDHVTTIEGLADTHKGAGLHPVQEAWMKHSVPQCGYCQPGQIMAASALIAKKKGKKITDNDLDGIRNVCRCNTYPRIREAIKDASQHM
- a CDS encoding molybdopterin cofactor-binding domain-containing protein → MLAGSTLVVAGRYVVDPDNAAAADGSAAALRNGNGTAVADNKIPADSGASPIPSNDEPADDYDFMDFMREQTRAVTPLLTLEMKPDGRVHFDMPRVEVGQSVESGVAQIIADQMEIAYDQVDVTLSKARFDLMDAQLTGGSSSLYSLWEPLRELSELTRQRLIGAAAKQWNTSPKNLRTNGEGFVLGPKGQRASYGSLVNIAASAQNQFVGTLLNAALGPPKGGWIGKSVPRKDIREIVTGQKQFAMDLDIPGALPTMMCRPPTFNGTINKVNNMDQVKAMPGVQDVAVCQGTHQSQVVAVRANTFGQCIDAVRALDVDWNVGSTGPVNSDDIMSKVAAVGLPMEPALPGSEVYENSYTFQYRVSGPLEPNSAVADVREDSAEIWAASKIPGTPLAMTAEYLNLPLDKVTLNVIYGGGSFGTTLHGDRIMEAVYASKAIGKPVRLMWHRTDQVRFGRAHPGSVSHVRATKVGNSVTSYTQWHGSGCCDFTHSAGDIITGRMMKKDPSHYWGNTSVTDWFYQIVTSVPYNFGPTRTALTEAFTYDFLPTGPVRNVYSPDVAVARELLVEDLAEAFGMDGYQFRRAFAKNPSMVAALDAVAKRGDWGRTMPKGTAQAIAIHGEYKCQLACLMEIDYRPATIAKKKAMGGIGPRITKAIFAGAMGIPVNPDACKAQFMGGMMDGIASAFAEALDYQDGLPLQGAWDDYGWTRQWDTPFESDYIVIDDGSLVPSGTGETGNGAGYAAAAIALQKALGKKITELPVFFRQQQFTPIPKSPSIPQSPTKALPI